The genome window TCAGGCCACGATAATGACTAAATCGATTATTCACTTGCATCTCATCAAGTGTACCAAGGTCAGAGGGTTTTCTCGAGACAATTCCCATGCGCCTGTTGCGACTCTCTGATCGCTCCGCCCTCAGTAGGCTTTCTGAGTTGCTACGAACACGTTCATTGACATTGCCAATCGTCAATGGCATGACACCGGGTCGTCGAAAAGCGCTGTTTTGTTGGGAAAGTCCACGATAGTGTGATCTCGATGGTATCGGAGGCGCCCGTGATCCAATATTGGGAGAACGAATATCAGGCAAATCCGCACCACTTACTTTGACAGGGAATCTCCCACTTGCAACCCTTTTCAATGGGAAGCGAGGGGTTTCCGCGCCCTCGCTAGATTCGTCACCTGTGTTATCAGATTCGGATCGGCCGTTGACAGCATGCTGCTTAAGAAACCTTTTGATTTGTAGCGTTACCGCCACCTCCGTAACTTCGTTGTCTTTCTGAATGCCCTCATGTGGGGGGCTTGCGGCTTGCACTTGTATTGCGTCTCGTGGCGGAAAGTTAATGGGATTGCCCTCAAACTTGATCACTTGCAAGGACCCCATATCGGCAATACATAGTGGCAACTCCCGTATTTGGTTCTTTGGAATAGACAAAACTTTCAATGACGAGAGTCGCACAATATCTGTAGGAAGACTTCGAAGTTGATTTcggccaaggtcaaggatcTCCAATGATTTCAAATCGCACAACTAGCCAGGCTGTTAGAAAATATCTCGACGCTAAGGAGGGAGACATACAGGCATAGGAAACTCCTTGATCTGATTGCCCCGGATGTTGAGATATCGCAATGATGTGCATTCAGAAAAGCGAGCGGGTAATGTTGTCAGTTGGTTATGAGACAGTGCTAGTCTGGAGACCGTATAGGTATCAGTATCCGACCGCGTTGCTGAAGATGGTCCCATGGAAACGGACCGCTCCAGATCACCCTTGACAATATCCACAACTTCATCTGGTAATTTTTGGATCCCTTTGCGACTGAGGTCAATTGTGACTCCGGTTCTGAGCCCTGTGCTGACGGCGCctgcttcagcagcttggcTCTCGCTTTCGATGGCATTTTGCATTGCCTCACGCGCGAGACTAATAACCTGAGCTGCCGACATGCCCGCGGCAGAAAGAGAGGAACTGGAGGGAACGCTTCGCAAGGAAGGAAtaggaggaggaggtggcgGTCCGTTAGACGTGGCCGCTGAGTTTGGGACTGGACGTCGTCCAGATATATGGTTTTCGGGTAAGCTTCTTGGGACTGAAGCCTGCGATGCAGAACCGACGGACGAGCCGGCGAGTCGATCTGGCCGTTCCATGGCGGACAGTCAATATGAGGAATGCGCGGCTCAAGTAAGAAACGTGGGGAGGCGCGCCGGTGGAGAAATCGATCGAGGGGGGAGCCGTTGGAATTTTATGACGATATGTCGATGCTTGAAGGATGAACCGTTTCAGAAGACCTCTGTTGCCGTGTCTGCGTTCGTCTTTTGACCAAAGCGTAGGCGCAAACCGAGGCCTGTCTGTCTCAGTGAAAGTCAAGCCTGCGATCGGTATCTCTAACGTTTAGGCCAATCAAGGCTGTATCGACGACGAGATCGATAAGGTCATGTTTATATATTCGATCGGGGCCAAAAAGGCAGCGCGTTGTTCAGGTTTCGGGCCTGTATGTATCGAGATAAGTGTTGGAATTAAAATCGAGCGTACTGCTTCGTCGAGACTCAAATGAGACTTGCCGATGGCAGCGATCGACGAGAACCCGTTGGATGGAGATACTCCAAAGACAGGATTTGGAGAGaagggttgaagaagaggaatgCTGCGGGAAGGGCCGTAATGAGCTGATGCAGACTCGGGAGGCGATGAGGTCGGGCTGAGATTCCGTCTTTGGTAAGTAAGTTTTGCAACACCATGGCAGGATGTAAGGTAAGGCAAGGTAAGGGTGGTGAAAATACCTAGTAACCGGGATGACCCCCGTTAGATCTCCCCTAGCCCTTGGCAGTTTGAATGTGGACTGGTTCTGGCTATCAAAAACTCAAAACAGAGTCAAACAAACAGAAGGTCGAAAGTGAAAGAGAGCTTGATGAATGGAGGGTGGTCAGGCACATGCTGCAGCCGATGTAATGGGGGTGAAGGCCCGCTGTACCTTTGACAGGTACCTACTAAGATAGGTACTGACTAATTGTCTGTCCCTTCTTAACGCGCCACTCAAATATAGTAGATTGGAAGGTCAGGTACCTTCGTCTATGTTGGTTAAGGACATAGAAACACAGAAGTCTGCTCTGGCTACTGATTCATATCAGTTAATAAGTTGCAGTTCGATTGTGTATTTTCTCGGGAGTACCAGCTTCCCCCAATCGCCCCTGGCAGTCCCTTGTCTCATGCTTGGATAGGGGATAGCGCATCAGATAGGGGTAACAACCCATGAAAGTGTTTTGGTCAGCACTTCACGGTTCAATGGTGGGGCCGCCTCAGCGCCAACGGACAGTTGGACCCATCGTAAAGTGAAACACAGTGCGGGGCGGCTGGTCTGGAGGCTGAAGTCTAACGtgtgagaaagaaaagaccaGGAACAGTACTATGGTAGAATAATTTATCATCTTCTATGAATGACTTGCACGCCTATTCAGGCACCGAGTGGCTGGAGCCAGCCACACAGTACGAGTTTTGAACAAGCGAGTCCAACCTCGGTGTGAGAACTCCAGATTTTAATCCCTGGAGCTCATAATCCATGTTTCTCTCATCACTTACAAATACATAATAACAAGAATCAGGAATCCTGTTTGTCAAGAATAGAAGAATTGTTGCAAAAGAGAGACGCACTAGGTCGCATCCCTTCCTCCCTGAAGCCTACCGACAGTACGGAGTAACTGTGTTCTTTGACACGAAGCAAAACAAGACGAGGAAGCACTACCTAACTGCTCGCATCCATGGTAATAAACGAGGGGTAAGGTATTGATGACCTATGAAACAGCAAAGCCAACACCATCGTTGATGGACATCTATCAGGGCCTCGGGGGGTAATAAAGCCTCTGACGTTACAAAAATGGCGCCAAAATTAACTAGTCTAAAGGTATATTAAGATACACTAAACTTACCTCAGTATTTTCGTCCTTTAGGACAGAGGCCCTAGCAGGGGTTGCTTTCGTTGGAGGGTGGACTTTGAAGATGTCTGGCTGTGCTGTCTCGGAGGATGAGGCCCCTGCCCCAACCAACAGCGAGTAATGCAAGGTACACAGTAATTACAGATTCACTGAATGCGCCCGAGAAGAGCCAGTGAATAGCAGAAGCCTTTTTCTCCACGTCATACAACGCCATACCACCTACTAAGCGTTCGTGCTGTCAGGAAACTGTAGCAATTGAGTTTGTCTGATGGCCCTAGAAGTTTGTCTCAACAGCCGCCCGCTAAGTTGTAAGGTAATGGATGGATATGTGTTGTGATACTGTCCTCGTCCCAATACAAAAAGCACGCCACGTGACCTTCACTCCTACCTCTACCTCCGGTATAAGGTAGACAGATATCAATTCTTCTATTTTCCACTAGGTAACCCAACAGTACATTTGTGCATTTTGCTCGGGCATGAGGTGCTCCAGAAACCCTGCCAGTCACTTCCTTCGTTCGCAAAAGCAATAGCGTTGCAAGGCTGTTGACAGTGCTGATCCGGTGGACCACAGCCGATTTGACTGCCAAAAGCAGAAACAGATCCTCACCAAACAAGCTCCAACAGATTGTAACTCTGTAAGTTAGAGAGCTTGCATTGAGATAGACTAAAACGATAACAGTAAAAAAAGGGCCAATCATTATCAACAAGCGCCGGGAAAGCGGTTCACCCTTGCCTCGATCTACCATGAATTGATTCACTCGACACGCAGTTGTAGAGTAATACAGTAACAATCATTTACTTTCTTCGAAAATCGTGAACGCCGCCATGCCACCTTTGAAAAGAACAAGCTCATGCACAGACATTGGCTTTACTCTTCGTCGCCAATTTCACAAGGAAGATTTCAGGTATACGAATTATCCGCtttcctcttttcttttcgttTTGCTTTGTCCGTTGACATTTACCAGGCCTCACCAGCGTGAAATCATCGAAGCTGCTCTCGACGGCTTTGACGTTTACGTCCAAGCAGCCACGTCCTTTGGTAAAAGTCTTTGCTTTCAGCTACCAGCAGTCATCGACCAAGGCAGTGAGTTTTCGGCCACTATACATCTTCCTTCCTCTAATTATGAGTTTAGTTACCATAGTTGTTTCCCCTCTCTTAAGTTTAATGGCAAGAAACTCGAGCCCACCATTGTTACGAAATCTAACATCATCAGATCAACCAAGTTGAAGCCCTAAAAGCCTCAGGTATCGAAGCCAACTTTTACAGCAGCATAACTCCTTATGATGATCGGCGCCGCATTGAGCGCGATCTGGAGAGCGGGCATCCAAGGACCAGGCTATTGTATGTCACGCCCGAGTTATGTTCTGGCTCACGGTTTCGCGAACGGCTGCAGCTAGTCTACAAGCAAAAGGAGTTTGCACGTATCGCCATTGACGAAGCTCATTGTGTGTCAGAATGGGGCCATGACTTTCGAAAAGACTTCAAACGTCTATCTTGGTTTCGAGACACTTTCCCAGATGTACCAATAATGTGTCTTACTGCTACGGCAAACCCGCAGGTTCGGCAAGACGTACTATCTATTTTAAAACTCGATCAAACTCCAGAAAGAACAAGAGAGTTTTTGATGAACCCTCAACGTCAAAACTTGCATCTTGAAATTCGGTACACCaaggacgaagaagataacCGCCTACAGGATTTTCTACGATGGATTAACGCTGTTTACGACCGTCGTAAACATGGTGAGAGAAAGGCAGAACTCGAACAGGTGAATGAAAGAGTCGAAAGTGTTCCTGGGATTATATACACTATATCTCGGGATGAATGCGAGTCCCTGGCAGCCTCCCTTCGTTCAGAAGGCATTGGGGCCATGCCTTTTCATGCCAGGCTCACCAAGgaagtcaaagaagaaacacTCGCCCGGTGGATAAATAACGAGTCTGGGTACGATATCATTGTTGCCACGACCGCCTTCGGCATGGGTATTGACAAGAATAACGTACGTTTTGTTGTTCACTGGCGTATTCCCAAGTCTTTCGAAGGCTACTACCAAGAAGCTGGCCGTGCTGGCCGAGATGGCAATGCAAGCTATTGCTTTCTTTACTACAGCCGAGAAGACCTGGAGCGCGTCACGAGATTGATCAGATCCGATGCCAAAGCTGAGACGAATCAGATCGCCAGACTCAAGAGTTTGCAGGCGTTGGCTCAATACTGCGAAGACACTGATAAGTGTCGACATGCTGCCATATGCAAATACTTCGGAGAATCTAGCACGCCGGACTGCGACTTTGCTTGTGATTGGCACAAGGATCCCCAAGAACTTGAGATGAGATTTATGAGGGGCTTAGCAAGTGAAGAATGGGTGAGCACGCAGGCGATGCAGGGCACTTATGATGATGGGTATTATGACGAGTAACGAAAATGACATCTTACAAGTGTTATTCCCTGACAATTTACACGAGTTTAGTATGTGATGTGTCGATTTTGATATTAGTCCATAACTGGCCACTGAGATTGGCCGTCTTTACTAACAGTTGGGAAACCGAGAAGGTCGGATATGTCCCACTCAATAAGATTGCTCTAGCTCATATTGTTAGAAAGAATTACTCCCCTATACGAAGCATCACTCACATTTGAGAAAATATCCGTGCCAAGAAAGTCACTACTCAAGCTATCCGAGGTTATTGCTGATTCATGGGGTGTTGTAACTGCTTGGATGTCTCTGAGCATTGCCACACAGTCGCGGAGCGTCGATGTTACAGTCTCATGTACCGCTGGCTTCACAGGATGGCCCGCTTCCAATGCTCGAATATGTGCCAAGTGAGCATTCGAGAAGAGAAGTCTCTTAAGGCTGAGGTTGCCCCGTACGATCATGCAGCGAAGTTGCACGTATATCTCTTCGAGGGTCTTGATCATGGGAGCACGGGTGGCTTTTGCCATCTCGCTGAGAATATCAGGTTCGTGTGTTGGTGTCGACTCATCCTGAAGTTCAGTAATGACCTCGAAGGCCAAGATGAGCATAGCATCAAAACTCAATGCACACTTGAAAAGACCACGTCCAACGAAAGACAAGCGAGACAAGTCATCCCATACCTGCATCGGCAAGCTGAAGTCGGCGCCTTTACTCCCAGAAGCGATGACCAGGGCAGACTCAACACACACCTTGCGAGAAAGGTAGAACCGGGGATCGGTCCTTGCTTGGAGCATGAAGTCGCGGTGAAGAAACATAACGAACCGGCGAAGATGGATGTCGAGAAGTTTGCGATGGAACTCATTCGCCTCAATGCTTGATCCCTTTCTTATGTTCATCGGATTATGTTGTGTTGAATGGAAGAAGGCGGCGACATCTCGGCACGCCGTGCGCAGCTGTGATCCTAAAGCTAGTGCTTTTTCATATGTTTTCTCTTGTCGAAAGTCGTTCAGTAGGCCTATGACTTCAACTCTCAAAGGTAGAGATTTGGCGAGCATTATTTGCAGGTACGAGTCTGTAAATTTGTCCATTGGTTTTGGTGCCCCTGGAGAAGTTGACTCTAGGTCCGAGTCATCGTAGTTGGATGGGATGGAAGCATCAAAGTCTTGTTCTGAAAGCTGCAGTGGCAAGCCGAGATCTAGACATGACTGGACAGCCAACTCCAGCACAGTGGCCCATAGTCGAGCTCGAAACTCCCTTTGGAAGAGTGTCAAGCCAACAAATAGCTTCGGATCGCGGTGAAGGCCCATGGTGATGGCGGCGCGCAGTAGCGAGCCCGAGGACAGCCATGACGTTGCTCCGCGACAATTGAAGGTCGATTGACGGGCGATGATCAGCAGACAGAATATCTGCAGACCATCGAGATTGTAAGTGGTCTTTTCATTTGGACCTGTGAGCCACCACTGGGCATTCTGAACCCATGTCTGCGCAAGTCGCCACAACTGGTTCATCTCTTCCTCCGTGTCAAAATTGGCAAAGGTAGTCCCAAGGGCAAGAATCAAGGTCAGTCTGACGAGAGATATAGCCGGTACAGCTTGTGTTTCCTCGCCTGCCCATATCCGGTCGTACTCCCTCTGAAAGGAGGGGATATGGACGATGCGATACAAGGGTTCGAATGTGCGGAGATAACAAGCAATGAGTTCATCGCAAACCACCTTGGAGGGCAAGGTCTCACGAAGGTCCTGGATGGGCTGATCTAGTGTTGGAAAGTTCTGTTTCTTGAGACCAAAACGTAGGATGCGAGCTTCTTTCAAAGCGTCGTAGAAGTCGGATTTGGCATCCTCCCATGATGGCTCAATCTCGACGGGATGGAAATTACCTGAAACAGGAAACTAAGGCAGTGAAGATCAGTATGAGAGCTCGAGTAGAGATATCTGAGATTTACCTTCTCTGCAGTGTGAAGCCAATGTGTTTGGCCAAATAGCTTCGTCTTTTCAGGTACATGACGCAGCCTGGGTGTAAAGGGGGGgattgaggttgatgacTGGGCTGAGGTGGATGTTTGAGGGGTTGGAATAGTTTTTGAAAGACAGCTATGTGAATTTGACACAGTCCTATCACTGTTTTCAGGTTGTGGTGGTCGGTTTACTGGGCTGCGGTGATGTGCTTCTGGATTTCGCTGTGTTGCTGTAACAGCTCCCTGTCTTTCAGCCCGTTCAGCCGGCACCGAGGTGCAGACTTCAGAACTCCGAGTCACTACAACAGGACTCCCGTCGCGATAAGAACATTGCATCGGTGCCCGAGCCCGAACACAGCCATTACAAGGTTGGCCCAGACTACACCGAATCTTGCGGCGCCGGCATTGCTCACAAGACCGAGCGGGTCGCCTTCGACGACGTTTGGGAGCTGGGGGACTTCCAGCAGAAGATACATCCGAGGATTCTCTTTGCGGCATCGCGGTCAACATTCGATGTCGGGTTATGCAATAGTAATAGCGGATATGTATGTAATGTCTGTGTATATGAGTGAGGAGCATCAAATGCCGAACACTATCCCCGAGGTTTCTTAGGTCCGAAGAGACAAATGATAGTCAGCCAAGTCCGGTTACCGAAGTTTTATGCCCGACACTGAAGTTCGGACTTATTGAGGTGCTTACCCTGGAGAACAGCCGATAATTTTAATATTCAGGTGGCTAGCATTCACACCATGAGGTTTATGGGCTCGCAGTCACAAGGTTGTTGGTTTTTATCATCTTTATAGGGTATGCGCTTAGATTTCATTGGATATATCGTCGTCGGCCGGCCTTCGGAGGGTTTCCCTTGCATCATGTCCATAGATCAATACTTTGGTGTTCTGGCTACCCAGCCAATCGCCAGAAGACCCAAACTAACACAATCAACAATCAACAAGCACCTTGCACACCCATCACTTGGCAAAAGTATTTATCTGAAGAAGTCTCGTCCGTAAGCATATCTTATACTTTTAAACAAAAGTAATACGAGTCAATATTGAAGTAGATCGAATGTTGAAACCCGTGAAATCTGCGAGGGCTCAGCAAGTATCTCTTCCCTAAAACTCGGCACGTCAACTGAATATCGCTGTCAAGGTGATTTTGCATTTCATTAGCACATTATTCTGAAGGCAATTTCGTCAGTCATGAGGAATTCAGTATTCAAACCCACAAGATAGATATAATGAGAGGAGCTTGCTTCAAGGCACAAAAAATGGCAGACAACGTGACGCCAAGACCTGTTCATGAGCGCTTGTGTTGTCGTGACATAGTAGGAGACCTGGTATCTTAAAGATGAGACAATTCGAGAAGCAAATAGATGCTAGCCCAATATCCCCCCCAGTCCGTCGCTTGCGAGGCCCAAGAATCCACGCcagttattattattacgTATTAGCCAACATGGACTTTCTTTCTGTTCAGCCCAATTCCCAGGACTCGCCCCAGATCTCGTTGAGATTTATACCCAACAACTCCAGACTCGGATCCAGGTTGAAAGGCTGAGTGGGATCGCCTCCCATCATCCATGGGGCCTGGCTTGGGTCGATCGGAGCCGTAGGCATTGTCGGCGTAAACGAGAACGGTGTCACCGACTGGATACCAATATTAGGAAACGCCCTGCCATGGAAGTCAAGCTTCATTACCTTTGGCCGGTCATGCAGCGGTATATTAGGCGTGGGCCCAGGTCCCATGTTGCCCGGCGGCACGCCGTTCATGGCAGCTGCAAGGTGCTCCCCAGAAACTGGAGGCTCCTGGTTAGCAAGGAGACGGTAGTGCAAGTTGACGAAGCGTTCTGCTGATGTCGACTTGGCGACTTCAGGCTCCTTGGTTCCCAGGTGGGCCTCAAGCAACCCCAGCGCCGCACACATGATAGAATATCCCCATGGCTCATTGTTGCCACATCGTAATAGACGATCCTCCTTCATTGCAATGCACTTCTCAATCAACTTGAGTGTGTGGTGCGAGTTTATCATGATCATGTTGGTGGAACCTCTGGGCTGCAACATTGTGACGCTACAGAGGTTGATGGCTGTAGTCAGCGCATCTTCTCTGAGAAAGTTCAGACTCCGAACGCCTTGTTCGTACAGTTTGTCGTGTAATAAGACGATGTCTCGTGCTGCATTATAGTATATGATTTCGGAGTACTGGTACTTTGAGTTTTGCTTCCGAAGCTTGAGATATGGCTGATGCAAGGGGATGATGTACTGCCTCAACTGAACATGCAGCAACGTGTATGCGATTAAAGGgttcttctttcccttcaCATTTTCCAGGTTCATATCCCATGACGGGAGGGCATCAATCTCCTGTGTCAAATCGTTGGTGTATCGAATTACTTGGTCATAGTCTATTTCAGACGATGGACCAGTAAGAAGACGACTAAGCTCCAGACGTAAAAGCAGGCTCTGACGAGCCAGATGCTGGAAGGAAGAGAATGTATACTCTTTGACAGGTTTTGATGGTGGGAGTACAGTGGTACTCTCATCaaaatcatcatcgtctAAATTGCGAGGGGCGTTGGTGTCGTAGTGAAGCTGGCTAACCAGAGTTGGCAGGCAATGGTCGAAGGAGGCCTGCATGTCGAATTCTTGAACTGTTGCCCAAATTCGTCGACGCATTTCCTGGTGAAAAACGGTGATCTTTGCTGCCATGTGGCTTGGCTCACGATGTAAGCCGACAGCAATTCCGTCCTGGATGAGTGCACCAGAGCCTGTCCAGaaacgcttcttcttgatagtGTTGACTCGCTTCCCAAGATACAAAAGGCATGCTACTTGATAGTGGATCAAGCGTCGGTGCTTCTGGCTTTGTTTTGATGACCACTCGTCACATGCCTTGATCCATCGTTCTGCCCAGTGACGAGCATTCGACATCATGCCGATGAACTTGAGGCTTTCGTGAGTATGAACGCAGCTTGCAACAGCCATCATTGCAAGGATAAGAGCCGTGAAAGCGGCATAACGTTTGGTAGACCCGGGTGCCCAATACTCGGCGTATTCCTTCTTGAACGTAGGAATGTGAACAATGCGGTGCACCTGCTCGAACTGGTCGAGATAAACATCAATAAGTGCATCGGACTCCTCCTTAGTTGGCAGTAAAGCCTCCAGTTCTGGATCCGAGTCCTCGAATATCTTTTCACGGTCCTCGCGTCGTCTCTTTCGGTCTTTACGGTCATGGAGAATAACTGGACGAAGCCACTCATCGGCCGTCTCCTTCATGAAAGGGCACAGACCTGTAAGCTCGACAAAGGCCATACTGGCATTGTGCGGGCCAAAGTATCGCGTGCGAAAGCCCCTGCCACGAAAGAAACGAAGCTCTCCTTTCTCACCCGACATGTTAGTGGCCTCGATGGACTCGTGGACTTCGCGGACAGAAGGGTCCTCGACATTCGCATTCCCGTTGGCATCATCTTTCGTCTGGGGGGAGGTCGTCGTGCCAGCCAGGGTGCTCCCATCGAAAGACACACCAGACCGAGAGATTTGATTCTTAAGTTGAACTAGCTCAAGCTCCAATCGGCGAATTCGATCGTGATCTTGGCGTACGAATTCGGGATCTCGTGGGGACAAACCCGTTGCGGGATCAACGAAGCGGCGAGAGTCTAGCTGGGCGAAAGGCGGCGGAACTCCCGAGGAAGCGTTCACGACCTCGCCGTTACGAGATTCATAGCTGCAGCGGTCGGGAGTGCCGCTCTTGATGCAACGCTCGCACGGGAAGCCTCGGTCGCACGACAGCTTTCGGCGTCGGCACTCCAGACAACTGAGGCGGACACGCTGCCGTTTGCGGGCGGGCGGCTGGCCCGAGTCATCTCGGGACCCAGGCTTTCGGTCACCGTCCGAGTCCGGGGTCTCACTTCGGTCTGAGGAAGCCATAATCGATGACCGGAGCTTATCCAGTGTTGTGCGAATGCCGATGCGGATGCGGTTCGGAGTTacgaaggaggaggaggaggaatCGCTCCACCAGCAAGTGAGAAAAGACACCTTTATCAATCAGATCAGATAATATTGGTAGAAGAGTTTTTGCTTGTGCCGAGCGGAGATACGAAAGCATGGGTCTTCCAGGTGTCGTCTGTGAGGTCAGGTGACCGTCTATCTAATGCTACCATGACCAGTCAGGAAACTGAGAGACATGCTGGACAGCTAATTGATACAATTCCCATGTGAATTGATCCAATAGACGATTACGCGCCTCAGTATTTGATTGTTTCAATTTGTATGTATTGCCTATCTCGTTCAGGCTCCTCGGAGTTCTGAAGAGTCACCTCTGCGTCAAGATGGATCTACTATCAGCTGGATTTATAATTTGAGATGACGCCAGTCAACCTATTGTCATCCATCTTTGACGTACCAAAGCTAATTCCTTGTCGCAAGAATGAGCAGATTGTCAAATAATATCACAGGAAAGTGGCCCGACAACAACCGGATCCTCTAATCATCGGAATAGAAATTCGATATAACGAGCACTCACAGTTGAGATTCTCAATCATTCATTAATAAGCGGAGTGCAGCTGCAGGGACCTCTTCAATGACAAGGCACTCACATTGGATCCAATGCTAACTACCTAACTAACGCGGGGTGAAATGGCCCTCCAACCTGAAACTGAAGACTGACTCGCATATGGCGGTCAACAGAAGGTCAGGTTCTGGAAACACCTTTTACTTGACAATTCGGATTGAAGGACATACTCTTGGCGTGACAGTTGGCAAGAGGTTGTCACACCCAAACCGAAGCTTTTCAGACGAGTCTTCACGAAACCATATTTGCAACACTGCAATGTCTAGGATACTCATCCATTGGATCTTTGGCCAGAAGGCCACAAAGGATCACACGATCCGTACTGCACTATTCTGGAGCTGTCGTTTCACCTGAAGCA of Fusarium oxysporum Fo47 chromosome I, complete sequence contains these proteins:
- a CDS encoding P-loop containing nucleoside triphosphate hydrolase protein; its protein translation is MPPLKRTSSCTDIGFTLRRQFHKEDFRPHQREIIEAALDGFDVYVQAATSFGKSLCFQLPAVIDQGITIINQVEALKASGIEANFYSSITPYDDRRRIERDLESGHPRTRLLYVTPELCSGSRFRERLQLVYKQKEFARIAIDEAHCVSEWGHDFRKDFKRLSWFRDTFPDVPIMCLTATANPQVRQDVLSILKLDQTPERTREFLMNPQRQNLHLEIRYTKDEEDNRLQDFLRWINAVYDRRKHGERKAELEQVNERVESVPGIIYTISRDECESLAASLRSEGIGAMPFHARLTKEVKEETLARWINNESGYDIIVATTAFGMGIDKNNVRFVVHWRIPKSFEGYYQEAGRAGRDGNASYCFLYYSREDLERVTRLIRSDAKAETNQIARLKSLQALAQYCEDTDKCRHAAICKYFGESSTPDCDFACDWHKDPQELEMRFMRGLASEEWVSTQAMQGTYDDGYYDE
- a CDS encoding fungal-specific transcription factor domain-containing protein, whose amino-acid sequence is MPQRESSDVSSAGSPPAPKRRRRRPARCLSKTIPTPQTSTSAQSSTSIPPFTPRLRHVPEKTKLFGQTHWLHTAEKFPVSGNFHPVEIEPSWEDAKSDFYDALKEARILRFGLKKQNFPTLDQPIQDLRETLPSKVVCDELIACYLRTFEPLYRIVHIPSFQREYDRIWAGEETQAVPAISLVRLTLILALGTTFANFDTEEEMNQLWRLAQTWVQNAQWWLTGPNEKTTYNLDGLQIFCLLIIARQSTFNCRGATSWLSSGSLLRAAITMGLHRDPKLFVGLTLFQREFRARLWATVLELAVQSCLDLGLPLQLSEQDFDASIPSNYDDSDLESTSPGAPKPMDKFTDSYLQIMLAKSLPLRVEVIGLLNDFRQEKTYEKALALGSQLRTACRDVAAFFHSTQHNPMNIRKGSSIEANEFHRKLLDIHLRRFVMFLHRDFMLQARTDPRFYLSRKVCVESALVIASGSKGADFSLPMQVWDDLSRLSFVGRGLFKCALSFDAMLILAFEVITELQDESTPTHEPDILSEMAKATRAPMIKTLEEIYVQLRCMIVRGNLSLKRLLFSNAHLAHIRALEAGHPVKPAVHETVTSTLRDCVAMLRDIQAVTTPHESAITSDSLSSDFLGTDIFSNSNLIEWDISDLLGFPTVSKDGQSQWPVMD